A genomic segment from Zerene cesonia ecotype Mississippi chromosome 7, Zerene_cesonia_1.1, whole genome shotgun sequence encodes:
- the LOC119828309 gene encoding contactin-associated protein like 5-1 isoform X2, with protein sequence MGLRDRRGMYILMLILYGIADIDTSLPVDIGSEEKVVPPTTVTPPTPSPTTVTVSNTYATAIPPVPPSNRDRYLTFAESGHHQTFMFAKDNTYIQLDGDIIQRFQLRLCREISFKFRTRLPHGLLVYHNVKNPVFKMQPYALYVIVEKGELKVVHVFGKHLTSVTVGRALNRDQWHSVVVTIDVHGARLIAKVDQLKEEVYLKGLSFDTNYGITDNLTSVILIGGLSSEEKLHGVKYIIESFVGCISDMVLSSGKAASDLLPIVPLIATKHENVKEGCINKCKTVENLCFEGSRCINEYNGYRCDCFGTLYEEQLCDVYTATILTLRGSSYVSYRVYDWKDRVHSTNTRVSLHFKTRFDDSALFYASGQIDDKHHYIALSIHQEKVAIQIDLGDGPVEDYLGKKVNNNQWHNITVIVLEKEVFVYLDDISATYEIPGDAKFVCIDPEIYICGGPDLYKMKGLKSFNNFAGNLKYVYYNDVSILYELKQNNPKVHYIGALDPEFEEIDIEVIPITYPFATSHIWWPLNTSNSINLIFDFKTSKNMAVLAYSQITSGQGYFEVRMVKEEIRFELVPDVGKNVTVLKSVKFNVSNDWHNVELDYRKGRIKLTVDYHNKHAQMFDFQLQDKIVIGSGLKSANLGLIGCMRNIKINGLLIEPRYVINTERVVGEVAIDDCRYVDPCTRPNTCEHGGICSIREDRVICNCDNTGYIGENCHFATFRKTCEELALLGYTRNDVYLIDIDGNGRFPPAHVKCEFQIEADSSTTVVEHNLPSQVDVRSASGQDFSFKIKYREFTAEMLQELISHSLFCRQYIKYDCNMAPLELHSATWFISSSNDTVDYIGNVKRGYCPCGVNATCVNPTQSCNCDANENKWHSDEGTLVDPKSLGITEMFFLQQKDLTEEAQGRITLGPLECVETNTQRYVVTFTTSQSYIEVPGWRKGDIAFSFRTTGTSAILLFQPPIRPNYPSFMVALTSEHELTFNFTLNTGTTRKLVINSKRKLNGGEWHKIWIDYNFYHVRFMLNTEYQMLNLLLEEEFGPFEGSMFIGGATAEHLKKSAVNQGLIGCFRGLVVNGEILDIYSYMSVHLSEIIKDCKPSCVPNPCQNKATCKELWSTYECICKNRWAHLGEHCEENINEKALTFQTREAYLKKNYLVDNATDAEKARLKRMMVENVLMNLRTYDDNALVLYANDNLNNFIHLFIHNGTEIIYLFNNEDEIVEMNVTYEHINKGESVQIAIIRTDNSTTLHVNDRNTTVNKVAKLLSNYTNKPWKNPDLEVIRPQRPPAPPTDYFQMNLGGFDSDSLHLAPRATLLPQGGYVGCVRGLKIADHVVDLSKKAQQNIDQDLTGVLPECNMKCDSEPCKNGGICTEDFTNQESSCDCELTSYFGEYCMEEKGADFNGESILERKFVLPQTINTVKIKLAFSSNDLRQKNTVLLLVQTENKRSYYLLVAITQDGYLKFEEDREDATYGAEVKNRNFLNGARHTVYYTRVDHETKLLIDRIEVPLEKLPPQGLWEIFDVGSNEVQIGGLNTSDPRLKIYKGYNGCLSNILVSINAYDMKPLEEYMLFTRSDGAVNAVNARGVRSAQCSSDFDEAWERDPLGADNGSFLISVDKTWVEDPPSRIPFDSRHTQPDAEEESADRIFIALIVVFVCGLCYCGSHMWRTQKAYKLRLEKETDENIMRNKEKATKLQEPSVSFMQLNKDDVDKVEADKKSNGVVIDVVPTIIVETNEEKPPSRRGSLRFRDMVDKEIAWVPLEEKDEPSENEEDDTSEESSNNDEDEEEVKPTHNNIRSSLTQLPYKIDEETAIELTTNA encoded by the exons TGGTACCCCCTACTACCGTAACCCCTCCAACCCCCTCCCCCACTACAGTCACAGTATCAAACACTTACGCAACAGCCATTCCCCCCGTTCCCCCCAGTAACAGGGACAGGTACCTCACCTTCGCGGAGTCAGGCCATCACCAGACATTCATGTTCGCGAAAGACAATACCTATATTCAACTTGATGGGGACATCATACAAAGATTCCAATTAAG ATTATGCAGagaaatatcttttaaattccGTACAAGGCTTCCCCACGGCCTTCTAGTTTATCACAACGTTAAAAATCCCGTTTTTAAGATGCAACCATATGCGTTATATGTAATTGTAGAAAAGGGAGAACTTAAAG TGGTGCATGTGTTCGGCAAGCATCTAACATCAGTAACGGTAGGCAGAGCCTTGAATAGAGACCAGTGGCATAGCGTGGTGGTAACTATAGATGTGCATGGGGCCAGACTTATTGCTAAAGTCGATCAGTTGAAGGAGGAAGTGTATTTGAAG ggTCTAAGCTTTGATACAAATTACGGAATCACGGACAATCTAACATCTGTTATTCTTATTGGAG GTTTGAGTTCCGAAGAAAAACTTCACGGCGTGAAATACATTATCGAATCTTTTGTCGGTTGCATTAGCGATATGGTGCTAAGTTCAGGCAAAGCTGCATCTGACCTTCTACCGATAGTTCCACTGATCGCAACAAAACACGAAAACGTTAAAGAGGGATGCATTAACAAATGCAAAACCGTAGAAAACCTTTGTTTCGAAGGTTCCAGATGTATCAATGAATATAACGGATATAGGTGCGATTGCTTCGGAACTTTGTATGAGGAACAGCTGTGCGACGTTTATA CGGCGACGATACTAACGTTGCGCGGTTCCAGTTACGTGTCCTATCGGGTGTATGATTGGAAAGACCGTGTCCATTCCACCAATACCAGGGTTAGCTTGCATTTTAAG ACACGTTTTGACGATTCCGCGCTATTTTACGCGAGTGGTCAAATAGATGATAAGCACCATTACATTGCTCTTTCGATACACCAAGAAAAAGTAGCCATTCAAATTGACCTAGGCGACGGACCAGTGGAAGATTACTTAGGCAAAAAAGTCAATAACAACCAGTGGCataatataacagttattGTATTAGAAAAAGAAGTTTTCGTTTATCTTGACGATATAAGTGCCACTTACGAAATTCCCGGCGATGCGAAATTCGTCTGTATTGACccagaaatatatatttgtggaGGTCcagatttgtataaaatgaaaggATTAAAGTCGTTTAACAATTTTGCTGGAAACCTTAAATACGTATATTACAATGATGTATCAATATTGTATGAATTGAAACAGAATAACCCAAAGGTTCATTATATTGGAGCTTTAGATCCTGAATTCGAAGAGATTGACATTGAAGTAATTCCTATAACGTATCCATTCGCGACGTCCCATATTTGGTGGCCGTTGAATACCAGTAAtagcattaatttaatatttgattttaaaacaagtaAGAATATGGCTGTGTTGGCTTACAGTCAGATAACATCTGGACAAGGATATTTTGAG GTAAGAATGGTAAAGGAGGAAATAAGATTTGAACTAGTACCAGACGTAGGTAAGAATGTGACGgttttaaagtcggttaaattCAACGTTAGCAATGACTGGCATAATGTGGAGCTTGACTATAGGAAAGGAAGAATCAAACTCACTGTGGACTATCATAATAAACACGCGCAAATGTTTG ATTTTCAGTTGCAAGACAAAATTGTGATTGGCAGTGGTTTGAAGTCCGCTAATCTTGGATTAATTGGATGtatgagaaatattaaaatcaacgGACTTCTTATAGAACCCAG ATATGTCATAAACACAGAGCGCGTAGTAGGTGAAGTGGCGATAGATGACTGTCGCTATGTGGACCCCTGTACTCGACCCAACACTTGCGAACATGGTGGCATATGCTCTATCAGAGAAGACAGGGTCATATGTAACTGTGATAATACAG GATACATTGGCGAGAACTGCCACTTCGCAACATTCAGGAAGACCTGCGAAGAGCTAGCTCTCTTAGGTTACACTAGGAACGATGTATACCTCATAGATATAGATGGAAATGGTAGGTTTCCACCGGCTCATGTAAAATGCGAGTTTCAAATAGAAGCCGATTCGTCCACTACAGTTGTAGAACACAATCTACCCAGCCAAGTG GATGTAAGGTCAGCATCGGGGCAAGACTtcagctttaaaattaaatacagagAGTTCACCGCGGAAATGTTACAAGAGCTTATTTCCCATTCGTTGTTTTGCCGACAGTACATTAAGTACGATTGCAATATGGCGCCGTTGGAACTGCACAGCGCTACTTGGTTTATTTCCTCTTCTAACGATACTGTTGATTATATCGGGAACGTTAAAAG gGGTTACTGCCCATGCGGTGTAAACGCAACTTGCGTAAATCCAACACAATCATGCAATTGTGACGCAAATGAGAACAAATGGCATTCAGATGAGGGCACACTCGTAGATCCAAAGAGTTTGGGAATCACTGAAATGTTCTTCCTACAGCAGAAGGACTTGACTGAAGAAGCTCAGGGCAGGATTACATTGGGCCCCTTAGAATGTGTTGAAACTA ATACTCAACGCTACGTAGTAACATTTACCACGTCACAATCGTATATAGAAGTGCCGGGTTGGAGGAAAGGGGATATCGCCTTCAGTTTCAGAACTACTGGCACCAGCGCTATATTGTTGTTTCAACCACCGATTCGACCCAATTATCCTTCATTTATGGTCGCATTAACTAGTG AACACGAGTTAACGTTTAACTTTACATTGAACACTGGAACGACGAGGAAATTAGTGATTAATTCTAAAAGAAAGCTGAATGGGGGAGAGTGGCACAAAATTTGGATCGATTATAACTTCTACCACGTTAGGTTTATGCTAAACACGGAATATCAGATGCTCAATTTGTTACTAGAAGAAGAGTTTGGACCGTTTGAAGGATCTATGTTTATTGGAGGTGCTACTGC GGAGCACCTTAAAAAATCTGCCGTAAATCAAGGTCTCATTGGCTGCTTCAGGGGTTTGGTTGTGAACGGCGAAATCCTAGATATATACAGCTATATGTCTGTCCATTTGTCTGAAATCATAAAAGATTGTAAACCTTCTTGCGTTCCGAACCCTTGTCAGAATAAAGCGACTTGTAAGGAACTTTGGTCAACTTATGAATGCATTTGTAAGAACCGCTGGGCCCATCTGGGCGAACATTGTGAAGAAA atataaatgaaaaagcgCTAACATTCCAAACACGAGAAGCCTACTTGAAGAAAAATTACCTAGTGGACAATGCCACTGACGCAGAAAAAGCAAGACTCAAAAGGATGATGGTAGAAAACGTTCTAATGAATCTTAGAACTTACGACGATAACGCCCTCGTTCTATACGCAAATGACAATctcaataatttcatacatcTATTCATTCACAATGGCACAGAAATCAtatatttgttcaataatGAAGACGAAATAGTAGAAATGAATGTCACTTATGAGCATATCAATAAAGGGGAAAGTGTTCAAATAGCTATCATAAGAACTGATAACAGCACGACGCTGCATGTTAACGATAGAAACACAACAGTCAATAAAGTGGCGAAGCTATTGTCCAATTATACTAATAAACCTTGGAAGAATCCGGATTTAG aGGTGATTCGTCCCCAAAGACCTCCAGCTCCTCCGACAGATTATTTCCAAATGAATTTAGGCGGTTTCGATAGTGACTCCTTACACTTGGCTCCTAGAGCCACTCTGCTGCCGCAAGGAGGCTACGTGGGCTGCGTCAGAGGGCTCAAGATCGCGGACCATGTCGTTGATTTGTCCAAGAAAGCGCAGCAGAATATTGATCAGG ATCTAACTGGAGTATTACCAGAATGCAACATGAAGTGCGACTCAGAGCCTTGCAAAAATGGAGGCATTTGTACCGAAGACTTCACGAACCAAGAGAGTAGTTGCGACTGTGAACTGACCAGTTACTTCGGGGAGTATTGTATGGAGGAGAAAGGTGCTGACTTTAACGGGGAGAGCATTCTGGAGAGGAAATTTGTGCTGCCACAGACTATAAATacg gtaaaaataaaattagcgtTTTCGAGCAACGACCTTCGCCAAAAGAATACAGTACTCTTGCTCGTACAAACAGAAAACAA ACGAAGCTATTACTTACTAGTAGCAATAACACAAGATGGCTACTTGAAGTTTGAAGAGGACCGAGAAGATGCTACCTATGGAGCTGAGGTTAAGAACAGAAACTTTTTGAACG gCGCTCGACACACAGTATACTACACTCGAGTAGACCATGAGACTAAACTGCTCATAGATAGAATAGAAGTCCCCCTGGAGAAGCTTCCTCCCCAGGGTTTATGGGAGATATTCGATGTGGGATCAAATGAGGTCCAAATTGGGGGACTTAATACTTCTGATCCCAGGCTCAAGATTTATAAGGGATATAATGGCTGCCTTTCca ACATCCTCGTATCCATTAACGCGTATGACATGAAGCCGCTGGAGGAGTACATGCTGTTCACGCGGTCGGACGGCGCCGTGAACGCGGTGAACGCGCGCGGCGTGCGCAGCGCGCAGTGCTCCAGCGACTTCGACGAGGCGTGGGAGCGCGACCCGCTCGGCGCTGACAACGGCAGCTTCCTTATC AGCGTAGACAAAACATGGGTAGAGGACCCCCCCTCGCGTATACCGTTCGACTCTCGCCACACTCAGCCGGACGCTGAGGAAGAAAGCGCTGACAGAATATTCATTGCTCTCATCGTAGTTTTCGTTTGTGGCCTCTGTTATTGTGGATCACAT ATGTGGAGAACCCAGAAAGCATACAAATTACGATTAGAAAAGGAAACGGATGAAAACATAatgaggaataaagaaaaggcaACAAAGTTACAAGAACCCAGTGTGTCGTTTATGCAG TTAAACAAAGACGACGTTGATAAAGTAGAAGCAGACAAGAAATCTAATGGAGTTGTAATCGATGTTGTTCCAACTATAATAGTCGAAACTAATGAAGAGAAACCACCCAGCAGGAGAGGCTCATTGCGGTTTAGAG ATATGGTAGACAAAGAAATAGCGTGGGTGCCTTTAGAAGAAAAGGACGAACCCTCTGAAAACGAAGAAGATGACACTTCTGAAGAATCCTCAAATAATGATGAA GATGAAGAAGAAGTTAAACCAACACACAATAACATTCGCTCTTCACTCACACAACTTCCATACAAAATTGACGAAGAAACCGCCATCGAATTAACAACCAATgcgtaa
- the LOC119828309 gene encoding contactin-associated protein like 5-1 isoform X1, whose translation MGLRDRRGMYILMLILYGIADIDTSLPVDIGSEEKVVPPTTVTPPTPSPTTVTVSNTYATAIPPVPPSNRDRYLTFAESGHHQTFMFAKDNTYIQLDGDIIQRFQLRLCREISFKFRTRLPHGLLVYHNVKNPVFKMQPYALYVIVEKGELKVVHVFGKHLTSVTVGRALNRDQWHSVVVTIDVHGARLIAKVDQLKEEVYLKGLSFDTNYGITDNLTSVILIGGLSSEEKLHGVKYIIESFVGCISDMVLSSGKAASDLLPIVPLIATKHENVKEGCINKCKTVENLCFEGSRCINEYNGYRCDCFGTLYEEQLCDVYTATILTLRGSSYVSYRVYDWKDRVHSTNTRVSLHFKTRFDDSALFYASGQIDDKHHYIALSIHQEKVAIQIDLGDGPVEDYLGKKVNNNQWHNITVIVLEKEVFVYLDDISATYEIPGDAKFVCIDPEIYICGGPDLYKMKGLKSFNNFAGNLKYVYYNDVSILYELKQNNPKVHYIGALDPEFEEIDIEVIPITYPFATSHIWWPLNTSNSINLIFDFKTSKNMAVLAYSQITSGQGYFEVRMVKEEIRFELVPDVGKNVTVLKSVKFNVSNDWHNVELDYRKGRIKLTVDYHNKHAQMFGLDFQLQDKIVIGSGLKSANLGLIGCMRNIKINGLLIEPRYVINTERVVGEVAIDDCRYVDPCTRPNTCEHGGICSIREDRVICNCDNTGYIGENCHFATFRKTCEELALLGYTRNDVYLIDIDGNGRFPPAHVKCEFQIEADSSTTVVEHNLPSQVDVRSASGQDFSFKIKYREFTAEMLQELISHSLFCRQYIKYDCNMAPLELHSATWFISSSNDTVDYIGNVKRGYCPCGVNATCVNPTQSCNCDANENKWHSDEGTLVDPKSLGITEMFFLQQKDLTEEAQGRITLGPLECVETNTQRYVVTFTTSQSYIEVPGWRKGDIAFSFRTTGTSAILLFQPPIRPNYPSFMVALTSEHELTFNFTLNTGTTRKLVINSKRKLNGGEWHKIWIDYNFYHVRFMLNTEYQMLNLLLEEEFGPFEGSMFIGGATAEHLKKSAVNQGLIGCFRGLVVNGEILDIYSYMSVHLSEIIKDCKPSCVPNPCQNKATCKELWSTYECICKNRWAHLGEHCEENINEKALTFQTREAYLKKNYLVDNATDAEKARLKRMMVENVLMNLRTYDDNALVLYANDNLNNFIHLFIHNGTEIIYLFNNEDEIVEMNVTYEHINKGESVQIAIIRTDNSTTLHVNDRNTTVNKVAKLLSNYTNKPWKNPDLEVIRPQRPPAPPTDYFQMNLGGFDSDSLHLAPRATLLPQGGYVGCVRGLKIADHVVDLSKKAQQNIDQDLTGVLPECNMKCDSEPCKNGGICTEDFTNQESSCDCELTSYFGEYCMEEKGADFNGESILERKFVLPQTINTVKIKLAFSSNDLRQKNTVLLLVQTENKRSYYLLVAITQDGYLKFEEDREDATYGAEVKNRNFLNGARHTVYYTRVDHETKLLIDRIEVPLEKLPPQGLWEIFDVGSNEVQIGGLNTSDPRLKIYKGYNGCLSNILVSINAYDMKPLEEYMLFTRSDGAVNAVNARGVRSAQCSSDFDEAWERDPLGADNGSFLISVDKTWVEDPPSRIPFDSRHTQPDAEEESADRIFIALIVVFVCGLCYCGSHMWRTQKAYKLRLEKETDENIMRNKEKATKLQEPSVSFMQLNKDDVDKVEADKKSNGVVIDVVPTIIVETNEEKPPSRRGSLRFRDMVDKEIAWVPLEEKDEPSENEEDDTSEESSNNDEDEEEVKPTHNNIRSSLTQLPYKIDEETAIELTTNA comes from the exons TGGTACCCCCTACTACCGTAACCCCTCCAACCCCCTCCCCCACTACAGTCACAGTATCAAACACTTACGCAACAGCCATTCCCCCCGTTCCCCCCAGTAACAGGGACAGGTACCTCACCTTCGCGGAGTCAGGCCATCACCAGACATTCATGTTCGCGAAAGACAATACCTATATTCAACTTGATGGGGACATCATACAAAGATTCCAATTAAG ATTATGCAGagaaatatcttttaaattccGTACAAGGCTTCCCCACGGCCTTCTAGTTTATCACAACGTTAAAAATCCCGTTTTTAAGATGCAACCATATGCGTTATATGTAATTGTAGAAAAGGGAGAACTTAAAG TGGTGCATGTGTTCGGCAAGCATCTAACATCAGTAACGGTAGGCAGAGCCTTGAATAGAGACCAGTGGCATAGCGTGGTGGTAACTATAGATGTGCATGGGGCCAGACTTATTGCTAAAGTCGATCAGTTGAAGGAGGAAGTGTATTTGAAG ggTCTAAGCTTTGATACAAATTACGGAATCACGGACAATCTAACATCTGTTATTCTTATTGGAG GTTTGAGTTCCGAAGAAAAACTTCACGGCGTGAAATACATTATCGAATCTTTTGTCGGTTGCATTAGCGATATGGTGCTAAGTTCAGGCAAAGCTGCATCTGACCTTCTACCGATAGTTCCACTGATCGCAACAAAACACGAAAACGTTAAAGAGGGATGCATTAACAAATGCAAAACCGTAGAAAACCTTTGTTTCGAAGGTTCCAGATGTATCAATGAATATAACGGATATAGGTGCGATTGCTTCGGAACTTTGTATGAGGAACAGCTGTGCGACGTTTATA CGGCGACGATACTAACGTTGCGCGGTTCCAGTTACGTGTCCTATCGGGTGTATGATTGGAAAGACCGTGTCCATTCCACCAATACCAGGGTTAGCTTGCATTTTAAG ACACGTTTTGACGATTCCGCGCTATTTTACGCGAGTGGTCAAATAGATGATAAGCACCATTACATTGCTCTTTCGATACACCAAGAAAAAGTAGCCATTCAAATTGACCTAGGCGACGGACCAGTGGAAGATTACTTAGGCAAAAAAGTCAATAACAACCAGTGGCataatataacagttattGTATTAGAAAAAGAAGTTTTCGTTTATCTTGACGATATAAGTGCCACTTACGAAATTCCCGGCGATGCGAAATTCGTCTGTATTGACccagaaatatatatttgtggaGGTCcagatttgtataaaatgaaaggATTAAAGTCGTTTAACAATTTTGCTGGAAACCTTAAATACGTATATTACAATGATGTATCAATATTGTATGAATTGAAACAGAATAACCCAAAGGTTCATTATATTGGAGCTTTAGATCCTGAATTCGAAGAGATTGACATTGAAGTAATTCCTATAACGTATCCATTCGCGACGTCCCATATTTGGTGGCCGTTGAATACCAGTAAtagcattaatttaatatttgattttaaaacaagtaAGAATATGGCTGTGTTGGCTTACAGTCAGATAACATCTGGACAAGGATATTTTGAG GTAAGAATGGTAAAGGAGGAAATAAGATTTGAACTAGTACCAGACGTAGGTAAGAATGTGACGgttttaaagtcggttaaattCAACGTTAGCAATGACTGGCATAATGTGGAGCTTGACTATAGGAAAGGAAGAATCAAACTCACTGTGGACTATCATAATAAACACGCGCAAATGTTTG GTTTAGATTTTCAGTTGCAAGACAAAATTGTGATTGGCAGTGGTTTGAAGTCCGCTAATCTTGGATTAATTGGATGtatgagaaatattaaaatcaacgGACTTCTTATAGAACCCAG ATATGTCATAAACACAGAGCGCGTAGTAGGTGAAGTGGCGATAGATGACTGTCGCTATGTGGACCCCTGTACTCGACCCAACACTTGCGAACATGGTGGCATATGCTCTATCAGAGAAGACAGGGTCATATGTAACTGTGATAATACAG GATACATTGGCGAGAACTGCCACTTCGCAACATTCAGGAAGACCTGCGAAGAGCTAGCTCTCTTAGGTTACACTAGGAACGATGTATACCTCATAGATATAGATGGAAATGGTAGGTTTCCACCGGCTCATGTAAAATGCGAGTTTCAAATAGAAGCCGATTCGTCCACTACAGTTGTAGAACACAATCTACCCAGCCAAGTG GATGTAAGGTCAGCATCGGGGCAAGACTtcagctttaaaattaaatacagagAGTTCACCGCGGAAATGTTACAAGAGCTTATTTCCCATTCGTTGTTTTGCCGACAGTACATTAAGTACGATTGCAATATGGCGCCGTTGGAACTGCACAGCGCTACTTGGTTTATTTCCTCTTCTAACGATACTGTTGATTATATCGGGAACGTTAAAAG gGGTTACTGCCCATGCGGTGTAAACGCAACTTGCGTAAATCCAACACAATCATGCAATTGTGACGCAAATGAGAACAAATGGCATTCAGATGAGGGCACACTCGTAGATCCAAAGAGTTTGGGAATCACTGAAATGTTCTTCCTACAGCAGAAGGACTTGACTGAAGAAGCTCAGGGCAGGATTACATTGGGCCCCTTAGAATGTGTTGAAACTA ATACTCAACGCTACGTAGTAACATTTACCACGTCACAATCGTATATAGAAGTGCCGGGTTGGAGGAAAGGGGATATCGCCTTCAGTTTCAGAACTACTGGCACCAGCGCTATATTGTTGTTTCAACCACCGATTCGACCCAATTATCCTTCATTTATGGTCGCATTAACTAGTG AACACGAGTTAACGTTTAACTTTACATTGAACACTGGAACGACGAGGAAATTAGTGATTAATTCTAAAAGAAAGCTGAATGGGGGAGAGTGGCACAAAATTTGGATCGATTATAACTTCTACCACGTTAGGTTTATGCTAAACACGGAATATCAGATGCTCAATTTGTTACTAGAAGAAGAGTTTGGACCGTTTGAAGGATCTATGTTTATTGGAGGTGCTACTGC GGAGCACCTTAAAAAATCTGCCGTAAATCAAGGTCTCATTGGCTGCTTCAGGGGTTTGGTTGTGAACGGCGAAATCCTAGATATATACAGCTATATGTCTGTCCATTTGTCTGAAATCATAAAAGATTGTAAACCTTCTTGCGTTCCGAACCCTTGTCAGAATAAAGCGACTTGTAAGGAACTTTGGTCAACTTATGAATGCATTTGTAAGAACCGCTGGGCCCATCTGGGCGAACATTGTGAAGAAA atataaatgaaaaagcgCTAACATTCCAAACACGAGAAGCCTACTTGAAGAAAAATTACCTAGTGGACAATGCCACTGACGCAGAAAAAGCAAGACTCAAAAGGATGATGGTAGAAAACGTTCTAATGAATCTTAGAACTTACGACGATAACGCCCTCGTTCTATACGCAAATGACAATctcaataatttcatacatcTATTCATTCACAATGGCACAGAAATCAtatatttgttcaataatGAAGACGAAATAGTAGAAATGAATGTCACTTATGAGCATATCAATAAAGGGGAAAGTGTTCAAATAGCTATCATAAGAACTGATAACAGCACGACGCTGCATGTTAACGATAGAAACACAACAGTCAATAAAGTGGCGAAGCTATTGTCCAATTATACTAATAAACCTTGGAAGAATCCGGATTTAG aGGTGATTCGTCCCCAAAGACCTCCAGCTCCTCCGACAGATTATTTCCAAATGAATTTAGGCGGTTTCGATAGTGACTCCTTACACTTGGCTCCTAGAGCCACTCTGCTGCCGCAAGGAGGCTACGTGGGCTGCGTCAGAGGGCTCAAGATCGCGGACCATGTCGTTGATTTGTCCAAGAAAGCGCAGCAGAATATTGATCAGG ATCTAACTGGAGTATTACCAGAATGCAACATGAAGTGCGACTCAGAGCCTTGCAAAAATGGAGGCATTTGTACCGAAGACTTCACGAACCAAGAGAGTAGTTGCGACTGTGAACTGACCAGTTACTTCGGGGAGTATTGTATGGAGGAGAAAGGTGCTGACTTTAACGGGGAGAGCATTCTGGAGAGGAAATTTGTGCTGCCACAGACTATAAATacg gtaaaaataaaattagcgtTTTCGAGCAACGACCTTCGCCAAAAGAATACAGTACTCTTGCTCGTACAAACAGAAAACAA ACGAAGCTATTACTTACTAGTAGCAATAACACAAGATGGCTACTTGAAGTTTGAAGAGGACCGAGAAGATGCTACCTATGGAGCTGAGGTTAAGAACAGAAACTTTTTGAACG gCGCTCGACACACAGTATACTACACTCGAGTAGACCATGAGACTAAACTGCTCATAGATAGAATAGAAGTCCCCCTGGAGAAGCTTCCTCCCCAGGGTTTATGGGAGATATTCGATGTGGGATCAAATGAGGTCCAAATTGGGGGACTTAATACTTCTGATCCCAGGCTCAAGATTTATAAGGGATATAATGGCTGCCTTTCca ACATCCTCGTATCCATTAACGCGTATGACATGAAGCCGCTGGAGGAGTACATGCTGTTCACGCGGTCGGACGGCGCCGTGAACGCGGTGAACGCGCGCGGCGTGCGCAGCGCGCAGTGCTCCAGCGACTTCGACGAGGCGTGGGAGCGCGACCCGCTCGGCGCTGACAACGGCAGCTTCCTTATC AGCGTAGACAAAACATGGGTAGAGGACCCCCCCTCGCGTATACCGTTCGACTCTCGCCACACTCAGCCGGACGCTGAGGAAGAAAGCGCTGACAGAATATTCATTGCTCTCATCGTAGTTTTCGTTTGTGGCCTCTGTTATTGTGGATCACAT ATGTGGAGAACCCAGAAAGCATACAAATTACGATTAGAAAAGGAAACGGATGAAAACATAatgaggaataaagaaaaggcaACAAAGTTACAAGAACCCAGTGTGTCGTTTATGCAG TTAAACAAAGACGACGTTGATAAAGTAGAAGCAGACAAGAAATCTAATGGAGTTGTAATCGATGTTGTTCCAACTATAATAGTCGAAACTAATGAAGAGAAACCACCCAGCAGGAGAGGCTCATTGCGGTTTAGAG ATATGGTAGACAAAGAAATAGCGTGGGTGCCTTTAGAAGAAAAGGACGAACCCTCTGAAAACGAAGAAGATGACACTTCTGAAGAATCCTCAAATAATGATGAA GATGAAGAAGAAGTTAAACCAACACACAATAACATTCGCTCTTCACTCACACAACTTCCATACAAAATTGACGAAGAAACCGCCATCGAATTAACAACCAATgcgtaa